The following is a genomic window from Malus sylvestris chromosome 12, drMalSylv7.2, whole genome shotgun sequence.
CTACAAATGACTAACAGATATGTTTTGGGGATGCAACTACTGGCAGTACTTATAGACTTAATCAGACCACGCAGCAGCGCGCACGCGGAAAACATGCAGTGCACACATGGGAAGAGCGTTACCTACACCCACCTACCCATTTAGTAGCATGTTCAGTGGGCTGGCTTGGATTGGGGTTTGGGTACCGGCGTGGAAACCCATGTCTAAGGTTGGGTTACAGAATCCCACTTATTTGGAATATAAATCCAAGATTCAAATCCGATTCGTGCTACACTTAACTCCAGCAAACAACGAACAGGATTCATGCCCTCATCCGGCCCACCAAACAAGGCCTTTAAAAATCCTCAAGCAACACAAATCTGGACTCATCTATCTTCCTAACATGAACGAGATGCACTTTGTACCTGTGCTTTGCATTCATGTAGAGAACATCCAACATACGAATAGGTTTGGCTTCACTACATTCCCCATTGAAAGATGGAGTGACCAAATCCAACAGTCTAACACAACTACAACAAAAAACTCTTTTACTCGTAAAGAAAAACATCTCTACAGGCAGGCGACGACATATTTACATATTAAGGaggtttttttttgggaagAAGACAATCTGAGACTTAAAAAATGACTTCCAATGATATATGTGTTATTGCTTGAACATAAAGATGCATTGTCAGCTTATATGAATAATTGGTATGACAAAGAAGCAATCATCTATTAGCTCCAaccaaaataaacattgaatcATATCATTCAACCGTACCaatcatagaaaatatgaaaattgggCAAAAAATTGAAGACACCAAAAATGAAATGCTAAACATTCTATTTATATTTATACCTGtatataattataaattataaaaaaaaaaccttttctaGTTGCACTAAGCGCATATTTCACCAATGACCTTTTAACTTTTATGTCTATACCATAACAGTGACGGAAGAATTTAGACATCTATAAAATACTAAGCAGAGTGCTGCTATTTACACCACATTTATTGACCCCGTTGCTGACCAACCTTCTAACAGAGGGTGGCCAAACATGTTTGTGGGCCCACCTCTATTAGAAGGGTGGTCAGTTACGGAGTCGATAAACgcagtacaaatgacattattgtattttgtaagATATGGTAAAGGATGAAATAGTAAGACAACCATTAGATGATTTTCCAAGTACTAAGCAATAATTAAAACCTTaacagaggaagaaaactggCTTACCATATCTATAGATTCTATTCTATACAATTCACAATCTACTAACTTGGGAAGAAAATAACTGCATACAATAAAAGACAGTCAGGAAAGTAATACCTCTACAAATTATGCGATTCCAGATGGCAAGCAAACTTTATGATGCCAAAATTGCTTCAACCATTAACTGTGAATATCGAAAAGTTTACGTGTCAGTTTATCTTGTGTGAGACAAACCAAGAATTTGCTGGCAGAAGTTTGGCAGAGTAACctctaaaaatgaaaaattaagaatGCAGGAACCTGTAGAGCCAAATTAAGAATGCAAAACAGTAGCAGTCAGGGGAAGTACAGTAGTGAAAGCAGGACTCTCAGTAAGAGATGCCACAAATTCTCATCAGAGaatctaaaaaaaatgtgaactGGGAATGAACCAGAAAATTTTTGAAGACGCTAAGGTTGTAGGTCTTAACCTTCACAGGACACGGATGCATGAGGAAGTTTTAAAAAATCTTTTGGTCAATACAACAAAACACTTGCCCACTCATTCAGATATCCAAGAGGCtggtaaagaaaagaaaacaaacttaTAAACGGTCTGAATTTGggtttcaaagttcaaacctGCAGTTTGGTGTTCCGACCAGCAAGCTGTTAATCACAACCAAAGCACCACTACCAATGTCAGCCCCTTACGGTCAAccccacccacccacccaaaACATATACACacatttggaagtgcttttaaaataactggaAACACTTTtggtgaaagtgcttttgggttccaaaagcacttggaGTGCAATTGGAAGaaacaccagttatgtgcttcttgcatTCCAAAAGCAATTTCATCAAAAGCGCTTTTAGTAAACTCAAACGATATATAATTTTTTCCAAAAGTACTCTTCATAAAAATATAAATCCATAAGAGACCAATTTTCCACAAAATAAACAAAGCTAAGTATCTTGCAAGTCTCAAGATAACTACCAGCTGTTTCACCATGAACTGGTCTTGGTAGAGAGAACTTTCAACGAAAATAAAACATAGTCCACCCATGAACACAGCTTCCAGTCTTAAAATGAGTGCATATAAACAGCTTAGCAAAGCCCCAGTTCACTATTAGTTGGGCTCCAGCAAGCGTACTGTATATCACCTCTAGCTCGTATCCAAGGCCTCATCCTCCGCTTAACAGAGGCAATTATTTATTGTCTACATCTTAAGTCCTAACATATGGAGTCTTCTCCATTCAATTCAGACCTCTTCATCATAAGAAAGCATACAAGCTCCTCAAAGCAGAATATTTATGGTAATTTTTTCTTCACAATGCCCTCCAAAATCCCCTCATTCTCGAGAGAGACAATTTTTTTCTCGCTTTCAACTGGACCAGGAAGCTGGATCGAGACAGAGAAGTGACCTGGTGGGCACAGATTTTGTGTCTTCATCTTAAAGACATGAAAATCCCTGCATACGATTTTCCCTCCTGTCGTAGTTACTCCTTGTACTAATACTTTCCCATCAGGATCAACATTACAACTAAATTCTGCATTGGCAAAGACAAGAGATGTGGTTCATTAAGCATGATAATAAGTATCAAGACATGTTGAGACAAATAGATAACCCAGCTTCATGATAAACAGATAACCCAGTTATTCAAAGTCTAATAGGAACACATTATAGAAACATACAAAAATGTCAACATGCTTGactaatgtttttgttgtgTGTATGTTGTGCCCTACTAACCTGAATAGCTTAGGGCATTCTTAAGGTGACCTCACAACACCATATGGTGGTGAACTGATTTCAAACACCATGCCTCACTCGACCTCTACTCTATCACCAATCAATCACTTTAATCCAGTAAGGTGATAAGAACACTTACTTCTTTCACACTGTTGCTAAAGATAATCATAGAAGACACAAGGAAAATAAAGCTAGAAGATGGGTCGAAGGCTAAGATGCAATTGGAGATGCTTGGTGTCAAAATGTTATGCGGTATAAAAATGGAGAATCTTACTCTTTTTCACTAAATAAAATCTTGGAGATATGCCCTGCTTAGTTACACATGCATGACTAATGTTGAACAAATTAACTTTTGACTGATAATCACGCCTTTGTCAAAGATGTATATACTTAGCCTAATATGCTACAAGCATTCAAGCAATCAACCATTATTATATGAGATAAAGAATGCTAAGTCAACGAACAAGGGTCTCCATTCATAGTGCATCCAATTAACAAAAAGGAATAATAAGTTATAAGAACGTATAACAATAACAATCAAGTATTTAACAAACTGACGCAAGGTGATCATACTCACTATCTTCCTTCAAAGCCCCTGGTATAGAGACACGGAATAAGTATGAGTCTTCGTTCTCGCCAATATCAACTGATCCTACTGTTGGTCCCCCTTGTGCCAATGCAGCAGCAGCTCCAGTCAAAATAATCGTTGACTCATTGGTTTCCAAAATCTTATTCTTCTCTTCTATTGTTGACTGAGTTGGTAGAACTATCATAACTTGCTGCATCTGTTCTTCTGCATCAAAGTCTGTAGTTTCCGATAAATCCATTGTAGGCGGAATATAAGGCTCACTTCTGAGAGGTGTTGGATGTAATAATATGGGTTGTGTAGGATCAAACTTTGGTTGTTGAGGATCTGATTGATCTGGTTCATTAGTCTTACTTGTTCCCGCAAACCTACAAGAATACCTCAAAGTTTATCACAGCAGGCAAATAGGGTGCAATAAAGTCTATTAGACAAGTTGCATTTTCAGGCATTAAGCAACtccataataaaataatagataTTAGTCACATACAGACATATACAAGAGAAGTACATATATTTCTACTCACTTTCCAAAGGAATGTGATAAATGATTATTTTCTAATTGCAGCTTTCAAAAAGTGAGTTTTATATTTAACTATTATATATTATCAGGTGTAATCACAAAAAGCACTCGAACCAGGGTAAGCCACTGGCATTTAGGGTCCTGAGAATGAAATGTGGTCCTCATATTACATtggcataaaaaataaaaaataataaaaaatctttTATCACCAAGTTATAAGGTGCAAACAATATTGTTTAGTTGCAAGCATTCAgacttaaaaaaatttataaaaaaatacacataatTTGGTGagttcatgatttttttttccattcaaCCACAATAGGTGGGaatgcaaaaaaaaatcatcggGATATTGGAAGCTACACACTTCAAAATATAGCAACACcataaacatgaaatacccTAAAATCCATGACAAAAACCCCCCAATCATTTCCCATGTTCAAGAGGCGGCACTTACAGTACCCATCATCCAAAAAAGAAAGACAGATACAAGAAACAAAAGTCTCATCCTATATACCCAATTCTCTTGAAAGAATTaactaacataaaataaaaacattctCTTTAAAATACAGTTGACTGAGATATAGAATCTAtcatcaataaaataaaatttaaaaaaaaaacaactaaaaaaacaaacagaagAGAAACATCAGTCAAAGAAATGGGCAGAAATCAAAGCACAATAAGAATAGGGAAGATCAAGAGTAAATCGAAGAAAGAACAAACCTAAACGGCATTTTGGCAAAAACAAAGGGAGAACCAGAGCAAACtagaaggagaggaagaaattTAGGCAATTAGGTTTTCCGGTTTCTCTTAAATAAACAAGGGCATATGAAGATTGGGCTGGATCTTTTAGTACAACACTTAAAAAACATCCTTCCAAAGTACATATGTAACTTGGATCTAATTTTGGGCCCTATTTAAAGTATCATACTTTGCCCGGTGGCCTTACTGGGCTCGTGCTGACTCAAACCGACAGACATAACGCAATTTTTCTTGGACTATTCCTACACTTGGAAAAGAAATTCAACGCATACACTTAGATattatatgtataagtaatcAGCACTCTTTTACACTTAAGTTCAAACCATACTTTAGTGAAGTAAGACGCATAAAGAACACATTATCATTAAATCCTGAGGATATGTAtctgtgtatatgtatatacatcATGTACCACCATTGCCTAAAGAAGCAAACACAGATACCCTTGCTAAACTTAGTATTGTCTTCCCGTGGTTTGTTCCTTTCTTCATTTTCTAAAATTCTTGTTATATTTTGTTATcccttttttgtgtttttcctATTACAAGTTCTTTGTGGGATATTTTTTTCCCAAAATACTTGTTTTCTCAGTATCACAACTAGCATGATTCATCCCTTTTTCTCCCTTATGTTTAACTTTACCGGGGATCTAACCTTGCTGAATGTTTTATGATTCACTCGACATAACCTAATTGGAAATGTCCAAATATCATAGGGTACACAAATCTATTGGAACGCAAATGATAATAAATAGGCTAATCTATTTGTTCAATTCTCCTAATTTCCTAAATGACACAAATCTATTGGAAAGCTTCGTTTCCATATCAATCATACTCATTCTACAATAAACACTTCAGAAAAATATAAAGAACTAATCAAACTTCTGTGACCCCATTTGCGCAAAATGGTTTTTTCTTTCCGAAAATAGGAACATTTTGAAATAGCGCGGGAAATGCATATTGCATACAGGGTGCCACTTCGTATTGCATGACACGTTGAACATTTTTAGGAAGAAACACGTTTCCTTAACTGATGACCATGACCTAAAACCAATATCTCATATATTTCATTTTCAGTTTCAGAAACATGATCTCCCATTAAAATCACATTTGAACTGCGACGACCCCTAGCATTCCTCAAAAACATGCTGTTCTAGCCTAATACACATGCTTATCGAAGGAACAGTTTCAGAAATCTACCCACCAAACAACTCCTTACTCCTCATCATCAATTTAATCCACAAAACTCCCAAAGTATTTATCTTttcttattccttttcaatAAAGTCACACTCATAACAACTAATTtcctgaaagaaaaaaattccttTACACATACAGAAACTGGAACAATTCCAAACACAGACCGTTATCGATTTCAAGTACATAAAAGCATTTTATGCAAAGACTACAAGAAATTCAGCACCAACATGCAAATATATAACAAGCAATTCTgtagatacacacacacagacatatAGATACACTTATATACATATGTGCATATGTGTGCGTGAAAAATCATACATGCAATTGCCGATCTGAGCCccaaaaaaatgtataaaattaaCTGAAAATTGCTGTGCAAAAATTCGACTTTATATGTGTAAAATTGATATGTCCAGAGATATAAATACATAAACTTTATGTATCTGTGAAAGGAGATGTGTGTTAGTATACCAAGACGGCGGTGGGGAAGCCATTGGAGAGAGGTAGGAGATTTGCACGGCGTCGCAACGGGGAGGTTCTTCGGGTCTCTGCCGCTTCCTGCGCTTAAGCTGAGAGTGAGGTGCTACTCGGACTAAAGAAAATGAGGTGCTTTATATAGGCTAGGGTAATCGGGTGCAAAGAGGTGCACCGTAAACAAAAAACTGTTGTTTTTTAGGGGGTACGTGTAAATTGCAGACATCGTAATattatattaaatgatttttttttagtaacaaGCATGTTACAACCATAAATATTTCCAAGTGTATTTACAGGACGACACCAAGTCAACAAGGCTTCCCGCTTTGTGAGGATCGGAATAAGAAACGTCTATTTTACGCAGCTTAAATCCTTAATTACAAAGAGTAACTTTTCCGTTGCAGCAAGGCTGTTTCCAAGt
Proteins encoded in this region:
- the LOC126593942 gene encoding alpha-crystallin domain-containing protein 22.3-like, translated to MASPPPSWFAGTSKTNEPDQSDPQQPKFDPTQPILLHPTPLRSEPYIPPTMDLSETTDFDAEEQMQQVMIVLPTQSTIEEKNKILETNESTIILTGAAAALAQGGPTVGSVDIGENEDSYLFRVSIPGALKEDKFSCNVDPDGKVLVQGVTTTGGKIVCRDFHVFKMKTQNLCPPGHFSVSIQLPGPVESEKKIVSLENEGILEGIVKKKLP